The genomic interval TAAAGACTATCCTAAAAGACTTAAAAATATAGATGAACCTCCCTATATTCTTTTTTATAAGGGGGATTTAGAAAGAGCTGAAGATACCAATGTTGCCATTGTTGGATCGAGAAAATGTGATCCATATGGGAAAAGATGTGCAAGTCTTATAGCTTCAGGGCTAGGAAAAGCAGGTGTTGGAATAGTAAGCGGTGGAGCCTTTGGGGTGGATACTGAAGCACATAAAAAGTGTGTTGAAGAAAATTTTTATAATGTTGCCGTTTTTGGTTGTGGAATAAATTTAGATTATCCTGTCTATAATAGAGAATTGTATAAAAAAATAATTAAAAATGGATGTATAATTAGTGAATTTTTCCCTGATACGCCACCGCTTAGATATAATTTTCCTCAGAGGAATAGAATAATAAGTGGATTATCTGAAGCTGTTATAGTGGTTCAAGCTGGAGAAAAAAGTGGATCTTTAATAACTGCAAATTATGCTGTAAATCAAGGAAAAGATGTTTTTGCAGTGCCTGGAGATGTGTTTTCTTCTCAAAGCAGGGGCTGTAATAATCTTATAAAAGATGGAGCTGGTATATTCACTAATATAGGTGATTTATTAAATTCAATACCTTTTAAAATAAAAAAAGAAGGAAAATGTAATAAAGATGGCAAAAAAGAGGAAAATTCAGAGATTAACCAGTTGCTTTTAAGCATATTAGAGAATAATATTCTACATATAGACGATATTATAAGAGTAACAAATATTGACACATCTATCATATATGAGTTATTATGTGAATTGCAATTTGAAAATAAAATAGAAGTTATACCAGGAGATTATTATACAAAAATAATATGATAGTTTGAGGGGGTGAACACTCTGGATTTAATTCAGAGTTTACGATGGGTCAAAAATTAGTAATTGTTGAGTCACCAGCTAAAGCCAAGACAATAGAAAAATATTTAGGTAAAAATTATGTAGTCGAAGCTTCCATGGGACATGTAAGAGATTTGCCAAAAAGCCAATTAGGCGTTGATATAGAAAATGAATATAATCCTAAATATATAACAATAAGAGGAAAAGGTGAACTTTTAAGCAAACTTAGAAAGTTAGCTAA from Clostridium perfringens carries:
- the dprA gene encoding DNA-processing protein DprA, with amino-acid sequence MKEVDLNYKIWLGSLKISNNIKVELLNQLGNEENIYIHRKDIEETGIKCASKFKNDINIDLNSRVINDINKKDYKIVTYLDKDYPKRLKNIDEPPYILFYKGDLERAEDTNVAIVGSRKCDPYGKRCASLIASGLGKAGVGIVSGGAFGVDTEAHKKCVEENFYNVAVFGCGINLDYPVYNRELYKKIIKNGCIISEFFPDTPPLRYNFPQRNRIISGLSEAVIVVQAGEKSGSLITANYAVNQGKDVFAVPGDVFSSQSRGCNNLIKDGAGIFTNIGDLLNSIPFKIKKEGKCNKDGKKEENSEINQLLLSILENNILHIDDIIRVTNIDTSIIYELLCELQFENKIEVIPGDYYTKII